A single region of the Parasphingorhabdus litoris DSM 22379 genome encodes:
- a CDS encoding glutathione S-transferase family protein, translating to MLKLYFAPLTRSIRIKWLLEELDIAHEIVPVAFNRDGSRGFAQNTPTGKFPYIEDGDVGLSESGAIVQYILDHYGDGRLQPPIGSPARAAYLYWLHYSEGTAAQPINTIVWLTVYRDDAEKHQAIIEAMRTSADHIFDEVEQTVSKQPFLAGDELTGADIMMGFTLWSAKMLGVLSDQHPNTVQFLKRLASRPAFEKALVESRRLK from the coding sequence ATGCTGAAGTTATACTTCGCACCACTTACCCGCTCCATCAGAATCAAATGGCTTCTCGAAGAACTGGACATCGCCCATGAAATAGTGCCGGTGGCGTTCAATCGCGATGGCAGCCGCGGCTTTGCGCAAAACACGCCAACGGGAAAATTTCCCTATATTGAAGACGGCGACGTTGGGTTGTCGGAGTCTGGCGCGATTGTTCAATATATATTGGACCATTATGGTGATGGCAGGTTGCAACCACCAATCGGATCACCAGCCCGGGCGGCATATCTATACTGGCTTCACTATTCCGAAGGCACAGCTGCCCAACCCATTAATACCATCGTCTGGTTGACGGTCTATCGCGATGATGCCGAAAAGCATCAGGCGATTATTGAAGCAATGCGAACGTCTGCCGACCATATTTTTGATGAAGTAGAACAAACTGTTTCTAAACAGCCATTTCTTGCTGGAGATGAATTGACAGGAGCAGATATTATGATGGGCTTTACGCTTTGGTCTGCAAAGATGCTTGGCGTCTTGTCTGATCAACACCCTAACACCGTTCAATTTCTAAAAAGGCTTGCTTCAAGACCGGCCTTTGAAAAGGCATTGGTAGAAAGTAGACGATTAAAATGA
- the nadC gene encoding carboxylating nicotinate-nucleotide diphosphorylase, with the protein MTFTLDRFDLDAFVASTLAEDLGPTGRDVTSEAVIPEDAIFTGVMDSRHDAVIVGLPIAEAFFRSLDPDVEIEILAEEGQAVEAGTDIMRLKGKGRAMLTAERSALNTVQHLTGIATMTNEYVRKIVGTGCTLLDTRKTIPGLRVLEKYATRMGGAENHRMGLWDAAMIKDNHVAVAGNISEAVKRAVDAGIERIIVEVDRVDQIEPALAAGATHLLLDNMEPATLRGAVTLIGGRVVTEASGGVTLETIFDKADTGVDFISVGRLTQSAPAADIGLDFAQV; encoded by the coding sequence ATGACCTTCACTCTGGACCGCTTCGATCTCGACGCCTTTGTCGCATCTACCCTTGCTGAAGACCTTGGCCCAACAGGCCGCGACGTCACCTCGGAAGCCGTGATCCCCGAAGATGCCATCTTCACCGGGGTAATGGACAGTCGCCACGACGCGGTTATCGTGGGCCTGCCAATTGCCGAGGCGTTTTTCCGGTCGCTTGATCCCGATGTCGAGATTGAAATCCTCGCGGAGGAAGGCCAGGCGGTGGAGGCTGGCACAGATATCATGCGCCTGAAAGGTAAAGGGCGTGCGATGCTGACCGCTGAACGCAGCGCGCTCAATACGGTGCAGCATCTCACTGGCATTGCGACCATGACCAATGAATATGTGCGCAAGATTGTCGGCACGGGTTGTACCTTGCTGGATACGCGCAAAACGATCCCCGGCCTGCGCGTGCTGGAAAAATATGCCACGCGCATGGGCGGAGCGGAGAACCATCGCATGGGCCTGTGGGATGCGGCGATGATCAAGGATAATCATGTCGCGGTTGCGGGTAATATCAGCGAGGCGGTGAAGCGCGCGGTTGATGCCGGGATCGAGCGGATCATTGTCGAAGTAGACCGCGTTGATCAGATCGAACCGGCGCTGGCGGCGGGGGCAACGCATTTGCTGCTCGACAATATGGAGCCAGCAACCTTGCGCGGGGCCGTTACGCTTATCGGCGGGCGTGTGGTGACCGAAGCATCGGGCGGCGTGACGCTGGAAACGATTTTCGACAAAGCCGATACGGGCGTTGATTTCATATCGGTTGGGCGTTTGACTCAATCAGCGCCAGCAGCGGATATCGGACTGGACTTTGCACAGGTGTGA
- a CDS encoding ribonuclease T2 family protein, producing MTVSAQAQAYQCRAPALTKPAAPASKPAKEPRRITPVSGYTLAMSWSPEYCRLRKDSARDKNQCSGDDGSFGFILHGLWPDAQGNSYPQWCRATKALSPALVKRNFCMMPSTRLMAKEWAKHGTCMTRRPETYFRISQIMFGAVEFPNMDRLSRSPLTAGGLREAFAAANEGLQSDMIRLKVNRRGWLEEVRLCLGKSFRPQRCPRNMRGLKDDRPVKIWRGA from the coding sequence TTGACTGTATCCGCCCAGGCTCAAGCCTACCAATGCCGGGCACCTGCGCTAACCAAACCCGCCGCGCCGGCTAGCAAACCTGCCAAAGAACCGCGCCGGATCACACCCGTCTCCGGCTATACGCTGGCAATGAGCTGGTCGCCGGAATATTGCCGGCTACGCAAGGACAGCGCTCGCGACAAAAACCAATGCAGCGGGGATGATGGGAGCTTCGGGTTCATCCTCCACGGGCTTTGGCCGGATGCGCAGGGAAATAGCTATCCGCAATGGTGCCGCGCGACCAAGGCGCTGTCACCGGCATTGGTAAAGCGCAATTTTTGCATGATGCCCTCCACCCGGTTGATGGCCAAGGAATGGGCCAAACATGGCACCTGCATGACGCGGCGACCGGAAACCTATTTCCGGATATCGCAGATCATGTTTGGTGCAGTGGAATTTCCCAATATGGACCGGCTGTCGCGCAGTCCCCTGACGGCTGGCGGCCTGCGCGAAGCTTTTGCGGCGGCGAATGAAGGCCTGCAATCGGACATGATCCGATTGAAAGTCAACCGGCGGGGCTGGCTGGAAGAGGTACGGCTATGCCTTGGAAAGAGCTTCAGGCCGCAGCGCTGCCCACGAAATATGCGGGGATTGAAGGACGATAGGCCGGTAAAAATCTGGCGCGGCGCTTAG
- a CDS encoding DUF4112 domain-containing protein, whose product MAISEEQLKRLAEQLPDVSRDPQSVRNRVEAMEKVLERAFVVPGINKPIGLDSLVGLIPVVGDIVTAAMGAYIVWEARNLGMSKWQLTRMATNVGIDTALGAIPLAGDVFDFLWRSNSRNLRIIVKHLDKHHPGTRTLEG is encoded by the coding sequence ATGGCAATTTCGGAAGAACAGTTGAAGCGTCTGGCCGAACAATTGCCAGATGTCAGCCGCGATCCGCAATCTGTGCGCAACCGTGTAGAAGCTATGGAAAAGGTGCTGGAGCGCGCCTTTGTCGTGCCCGGTATCAACAAGCCTATCGGCCTGGATTCCCTGGTTGGATTGATCCCGGTGGTCGGCGATATCGTTACCGCAGCCATGGGTGCCTATATCGTATGGGAAGCCCGCAATTTGGGCATGTCCAAATGGCAACTAACCCGGATGGCGACCAATGTCGGCATTGATACCGCCTTGGGCGCAATTCCACTCGCCGGCGATGTTTTCGACTTTCTCTGGCGCTCCAACAGCCGCAATTTGCGGATTATTGTCAAGCATCTCGACAAGCATCATCCCGGTACGCGTACGCTGGAGGGCTAA
- a CDS encoding ABC transporter substrate-binding protein codes for MTSRSPFSVLIALTSASLSLAACSAVGDEDRARVIVIEDADPVIKPIGINLNHASAIARSAIAKGLVGFDEQGRVVPSLAARWIVTDDGLSYIFRLNDVQWDDGRPVTAEAIATLLQERIAELEQSRLGPDLQNIDEIVSMTGRVIEIRLTTAHPNFLQLIAQPELGLFRSGNGAGPMRQLEEGDAYTLGVMPLQEPDAEGEVGEEEEEQAVDEEAPEDPRRIILRSENAAKAVARYTAGYTDVILNGKFHHLPLVEEAGISTNDLRLDPVAGLFGFQFLRAEGFWAVPKNREILSMAIDRPALLTSFPNVTAWQSRQKIVPEALDVDGINARPDWSSMTIQARQAYAREHVSRWEALEGPVSPLIISLPDAAGADILFLRVQSDLRRVGLNAIQVGPDQAADIRLIDEIAAYDSTRWFLYRLTCTAMSVCLNDADAKIAQAEAAINLQAKARLYAEAEVMLVSHYSFIPLAVPVRWSIARPNQRGLAVNPRGWHPLNLLVGVPIS; via the coding sequence ATGACCAGCCGCTCTCCCTTTTCTGTCCTGATTGCACTAACATCAGCATCATTGAGCTTGGCCGCCTGCAGTGCGGTCGGGGACGAAGATCGCGCGCGGGTCATTGTTATTGAAGACGCGGACCCGGTGATCAAACCGATTGGCATCAATCTCAATCACGCTTCTGCGATAGCGCGATCCGCCATAGCCAAAGGGCTGGTTGGTTTTGATGAACAGGGCCGTGTGGTGCCGTCACTGGCCGCGCGGTGGATCGTGACGGATGACGGGTTGAGCTATATATTCCGGCTGAATGATGTGCAGTGGGATGATGGCCGTCCGGTTACGGCCGAGGCGATTGCAACCTTGCTGCAAGAGCGAATTGCCGAGTTGGAGCAGAGCCGCCTAGGCCCGGATTTGCAGAATATTGATGAAATCGTGTCGATGACCGGGCGCGTCATTGAAATCCGATTGACAACCGCACATCCCAATTTCCTGCAACTCATTGCCCAGCCCGAATTGGGACTTTTCCGATCCGGAAACGGCGCTGGCCCGATGCGTCAGCTGGAGGAAGGCGATGCCTATACGCTGGGTGTCATGCCGCTGCAGGAACCCGATGCAGAAGGTGAGGTAGGCGAAGAAGAAGAAGAGCAGGCTGTTGACGAAGAAGCCCCCGAAGATCCTCGCCGGATCATCCTGAGAAGCGAAAACGCAGCCAAGGCCGTTGCGCGCTATACAGCCGGCTATACTGATGTGATCTTGAACGGGAAGTTCCATCACTTGCCGCTGGTCGAGGAAGCGGGCATCAGCACCAATGATCTGCGGCTCGATCCGGTTGCCGGCCTGTTCGGTTTCCAATTCCTGCGGGCCGAGGGTTTTTGGGCCGTTCCCAAAAACCGCGAGATATTGTCGATGGCCATTGATCGGCCAGCGCTTTTGACTTCTTTTCCCAATGTAACGGCCTGGCAAAGCCGCCAGAAAATCGTGCCCGAGGCGCTTGATGTGGACGGGATAAATGCGCGGCCCGACTGGTCGAGCATGACCATTCAGGCGCGACAGGCCTATGCCCGCGAACATGTTTCACGCTGGGAGGCATTGGAGGGACCGGTCAGCCCACTGATCATTTCCCTGCCGGATGCGGCGGGAGCCGATATATTGTTCCTGCGCGTACAATCTGACCTGCGGCGGGTTGGGCTTAATGCCATTCAAGTCGGACCGGATCAGGCGGCGGATATCCGCTTGATTGATGAAATCGCGGCCTATGACAGCACCCGGTGGTTTTTGTATCGTTTGACCTGCACGGCAATGTCAGTTTGCCTGAATGATGCAGATGCGAAAATCGCCCAAGCCGAAGCAGCTATCAACTTGCAGGCCAAGGCGCGGCTTTATGCCGAAGCGGAAGTGATGCTGGTTAGTCATTATAGCTTCATTCCGCTCGCCGTTCCGGTCCGCTGGTCCATCGCAAGGCCCAACCAGCGCGGGCTTGCGGTGAATCCACGCGGCTGGCACCCATTGAATCTGCTGGTTGGCGTACCTATATCTTAG
- a CDS encoding peptide ABC transporter substrate-binding protein, whose amino-acid sequence MRILALLAFALLLTGCENRTDSDSLPGPDQIVRLSDSEIKGLDPQKISDLSSLRVAADQFEGLTRLNASGFAEPGLAEDWSITEDGRQWTFRLRDGLQFSDGMAFDAALFPQIWDRLQAPETASPTKALFENIAAVTSDGPRTVIVTLKSPAPSLAFSLAHPAMAAVPLHRIEKAGDKWTSERPMVVSGPYQLAAWLLNDHARMTRNPLWHDDPAPTASIIWKPMDDSLSAMRLFLSGGADVAADYPASRHQWLMKNHPDLTRSTPYLGSYYFAFNTRNAPFDDTRVRTALSMAVEREWIAEKVIGIGNIPAWSLLPPELTGGISTKPVWADWDRERRLATARQLLRDAGYGPANPLKFEIRFNSSTEHRRVSVALAAMWKDLNVEASLFNSEAALHFAALRQHDFALARSGWIADLPIPENFLTVHQVANGAGNYSGYDNPAYDAVVAKAIATAEPDKRNRLMRQADEMLVADMPILPLYFYVTRSLVSNRIAGWQDNISNVHPSRTLRISGK is encoded by the coding sequence ATGCGCATATTGGCACTTTTGGCTTTTGCCCTCTTACTGACAGGCTGTGAAAATCGCACGGATTCGGACAGTTTGCCGGGTCCGGATCAAATCGTGCGTCTATCCGACTCTGAAATAAAGGGCCTCGATCCCCAGAAAATATCCGACCTGTCCTCTCTGCGCGTTGCCGCTGATCAGTTTGAAGGGCTGACCCGCCTGAATGCGTCCGGATTTGCGGAACCCGGACTAGCGGAGGACTGGAGCATTACCGAAGACGGCAGGCAATGGACATTCCGGTTGCGGGATGGATTGCAGTTTTCCGACGGAATGGCCTTTGATGCTGCGCTCTTTCCGCAGATATGGGATCGCCTGCAAGCACCGGAAACCGCATCACCGACCAAGGCTTTGTTCGAAAATATTGCGGCGGTGACATCTGACGGACCCAGAACCGTTATCGTCACCTTGAAATCACCGGCACCGTCGCTGGCCTTCTCATTGGCTCATCCGGCCATGGCGGCGGTGCCATTGCATCGCATTGAAAAAGCGGGAGACAAATGGACCAGCGAACGCCCGATGGTTGTCAGCGGACCCTATCAATTGGCCGCATGGCTGCTGAACGATCACGCCCGGATGACACGCAATCCTCTATGGCATGACGACCCAGCACCAACCGCGAGCATTATCTGGAAACCGATGGATGATAGCCTGTCTGCCATGCGTCTGTTTCTATCGGGCGGCGCTGATGTGGCGGCTGATTACCCGGCGAGCCGGCACCAATGGCTGATGAAAAACCACCCTGATCTGACGCGCAGCACACCCTATCTGGGCAGCTATTATTTCGCATTTAACACGCGCAACGCCCCGTTTGACGATACGCGAGTCCGCACCGCATTATCCATGGCGGTTGAGCGGGAATGGATTGCGGAAAAGGTAATCGGCATTGGCAATATCCCGGCTTGGAGCCTTCTGCCGCCCGAGCTGACCGGAGGGATCAGCACCAAGCCGGTTTGGGCCGACTGGGACCGGGAACGCCGTCTGGCGACTGCGCGACAATTGCTGCGCGATGCCGGTTATGGGCCGGCCAATCCGCTGAAATTCGAAATTCGCTTTAACAGTTCTACCGAGCATCGCCGCGTTTCGGTTGCGCTGGCCGCCATGTGGAAAGACCTGAACGTTGAGGCCAGCCTGTTCAACAGCGAAGCCGCCTTGCATTTTGCCGCTCTGCGGCAACATGATTTTGCGCTGGCCCGATCCGGCTGGATTGCCGATCTACCCATCCCGGAAAATTTCCTGACCGTTCATCAGGTCGCCAATGGCGCTGGCAATTATTCCGGATATGACAACCCCGCCTATGATGCGGTGGTTGCAAAGGCTATAGCGACCGCCGAACCTGATAAAAGAAACCGGCTGATGCGTCAGGCCGACGAGATGCTTGTTGCTGACATGCCAATTTTACCACTTTATTTCTACGTCACACGGTCCCTGGTCAGTAATCGCATAGCAGGATGGCAGGATAATATTTCCAATGTGCATCCCAGCCGCACTCTGCGTATAAGCGGAAAATGA
- a CDS encoding acyl-CoA dehydrogenase family protein: MTALQYDIRDLGGKTGAAILNLLPEIADRAAETEEARRLPADLAAKMAAAGAFNLSKPSALGGLELPPLEFLKIIETIAEADASAGWCAMIAVTSTLGAAYMDESPAAEIFGPDDVITGGVFAPMGKAEDKGDHYLLSGQWQWGSGSANCSWLGGGAMIFKDGELQKFENGAPYHRMLFFPAGDVTFIDSWHVAGMKGTGSGDFSVKDIKIPKDRSVSFIADRPRDTGALYKFPLFGLLALGVSSVALGNARAALEEIKQIAITKKTPGGGRSMAQRATVQVDLSRATAQLNGAFGFLENAVEKAWTEAQGNGDISPQARADLRLACAHATEISAEVCKTAYTLGGGGAVYSSSTLQRRFRDAHVATQHIATAPAVFELAGRVLLEQPVDMAML; encoded by the coding sequence ATGACGGCCTTGCAATATGATATTCGCGATCTGGGCGGGAAAACCGGTGCCGCGATATTGAACTTGCTGCCGGAAATAGCCGATCGTGCAGCTGAGACGGAGGAAGCCCGCCGTCTGCCCGCCGATCTTGCTGCGAAAATGGCGGCGGCTGGGGCGTTTAACCTGTCCAAACCATCGGCACTTGGCGGGTTGGAATTGCCGCCACTGGAATTTCTGAAGATAATCGAAACGATTGCCGAGGCGGATGCCAGCGCTGGTTGGTGCGCGATGATTGCCGTGACCTCTACCTTGGGCGCCGCCTATATGGATGAGAGCCCGGCGGCTGAAATTTTCGGCCCAGATGATGTGATCACCGGCGGCGTGTTCGCACCCATGGGCAAGGCCGAGGACAAAGGCGATCATTATCTGCTCTCCGGTCAATGGCAATGGGGATCCGGCTCGGCCAATTGCAGTTGGCTCGGCGGCGGTGCAATGATCTTCAAAGATGGCGAGTTACAGAAATTCGAAAATGGCGCGCCTTATCACCGGATGCTGTTTTTTCCCGCGGGCGATGTGACATTTATCGACAGCTGGCATGTGGCTGGAATGAAAGGCACCGGGTCGGGCGATTTCAGCGTCAAGGATATCAAGATACCCAAGGATCGCAGTGTTTCCTTTATCGCTGACCGTCCGCGCGATACCGGGGCGCTCTATAAATTTCCGCTATTCGGTCTGTTGGCGCTCGGCGTGTCCTCGGTCGCACTAGGTAATGCGCGGGCTGCATTGGAGGAAATCAAGCAGATTGCGATCACCAAAAAGACGCCAGGCGGCGGCCGTAGCATGGCACAGCGCGCGACGGTTCAGGTCGATCTGTCGCGCGCCACCGCACAGCTGAACGGGGCTTTTGGCTTTTTGGAGAATGCCGTTGAAAAGGCTTGGACAGAGGCTCAGGGCAATGGTGATATCTCGCCGCAAGCGCGCGCAGACTTGCGTTTGGCCTGTGCGCACGCAACCGAGATTTCCGCAGAGGTTTGCAAAACGGCTTATACATTGGGCGGTGGCGGTGCGGTCTATTCCAGCAGCACTCTCCAACGGCGGTTCCGTGACGCCCATGTTGCAACCCAGCATATTGCCACCGCGCCGGCTGTGTTCGAACTGGCCGGGCGCGTCTTGCTGGAACAGCCTGTCGATATGGCGATGCTGTAA
- a CDS encoding glutathione S-transferase family protein yields MTGPTLHIHGTIISTYSRIVQTVAEEAGISWTITATPAGSPENRQRHPFRKVPTVTIDGLNLYESVAICQYIDNAHNDGALQPDDPATRAEMDRWVSVANNYLFPVAEHGLLMPRLAHRVLKTPLRSDVIEAALPQIAEHLGIVCQRVEESPYFAGSEFSLADIFVYCILRPVQMTSEGDNLIGQLLPLRHWLNKVGKRPSLVATRWESENEL; encoded by the coding sequence ATGACCGGCCCCACCCTGCATATTCATGGTACGATCATCTCGACATATAGCCGGATTGTGCAGACTGTTGCTGAAGAGGCGGGGATTAGCTGGACGATCACGGCGACGCCGGCCGGGAGTCCCGAAAACCGGCAGAGGCATCCTTTTCGCAAGGTGCCGACCGTCACCATTGATGGCCTGAACCTCTATGAAAGCGTCGCCATCTGCCAATATATTGACAATGCGCATAATGACGGCGCTCTCCAGCCAGATGATCCTGCGACGCGAGCGGAAATGGATCGCTGGGTTTCTGTGGCCAATAACTATCTGTTTCCCGTTGCCGAACATGGTCTGTTGATGCCGCGATTGGCGCATCGGGTATTGAAGACCCCGTTGCGGTCGGATGTGATCGAGGCTGCCCTGCCGCAGATCGCGGAGCATCTTGGGATCGTGTGTCAGAGGGTTGAGGAAAGCCCCTATTTTGCGGGTTCGGAATTTTCGCTCGCGGATATTTTCGTTTATTGCATACTACGTCCCGTTCAGATGACATCTGAAGGAGACAATCTTATCGGACAGCTTCTACCGCTGCGCCACTGGCTCAACAAAGTCGGCAAGCGCCCCAGCCTTGTTGCGACCCGCTGGGAATCGGAAAATGAGCTTTAA
- a CDS encoding DUF6445 family protein, whose translation MMLPSLLIIDDFLSDPLAARKAALALDYDPNNKHGNYPGHISTQPLEIQGLDERVSATIGAPVTAAAGTSHGHCRVTLKGDKGRSGVHIDPAFYSGILYLSLPENCKGGTEFFRHKRTGLERVPNDPLAITKAGYSDINALIEDVVNRDTLHKAKWERTMLIPMRFNRLILFSPWLFHNSGAAFGTSPETGRLVHLMFFANAKR comes from the coding sequence ATGATGCTCCCGTCTCTGCTCATTATCGATGATTTTTTGTCCGATCCGCTCGCGGCGCGCAAAGCGGCTTTGGCACTGGATTATGATCCGAACAATAAACACGGCAACTATCCTGGCCATATTTCAACGCAACCGCTCGAAATTCAGGGGCTGGACGAGCGCGTATCGGCGACAATTGGTGCGCCGGTTACCGCAGCGGCCGGAACCAGCCATGGCCATTGCCGCGTCACTCTGAAAGGTGACAAGGGACGTAGCGGTGTGCATATAGACCCGGCTTTCTATTCCGGCATATTGTACCTGTCGTTGCCCGAAAATTGCAAAGGCGGCACGGAGTTTTTTCGGCACAAACGGACGGGTTTGGAACGCGTGCCAAATGATCCGCTGGCCATTACGAAAGCCGGCTATTCCGACATTAATGCGCTCATCGAAGATGTTGTGAACCGGGACACCCTGCACAAAGCCAAATGGGAGCGTACCATGCTGATACCCATGCGGTTTAATCGGCTGATCCTGTTTAGCCCCTGGTTGTTTCATAACAGCGGCGCGGCTTTCGGAACATCACCAGAGACCGGACGGCTCGTACATTTGATGTTCTTTGCCAATGCTAAAAGATAG
- a CDS encoding MBL fold metallo-hydrolase: MKTILTKTLSLALLAVSPLALTACAESNAQESDRFAKVEIKTEKLGDGIAVLFGAGGNIGVSYGPDGTVLIDDQFAPLTPKIQAAVAALGAEPVKYLINTHWHYDHTGGNENFGKAGALIMAHDNVRERMAGLQKEGRGNDPASPKEALPVVTYHDGIKLHLNGDEVHVKHMAHAHTDGDSIVFWKNANVLHMGDLYFNQVTLPFIDVNSGGNARGVLAAAEKALTMVDDNTKIIPGHGPMATKTDLMGYRDMLTSVIDAVEKARGEGKTLEQIQAMKPAAQWDTNKDAFIKGDAFVEAVYKSLEMPAHGSGKHKH, encoded by the coding sequence ATGAAGACCATATTGACCAAAACACTATCCCTCGCGCTGTTGGCGGTTTCCCCTCTGGCATTGACGGCTTGTGCCGAGAGCAATGCGCAGGAATCGGATCGCTTTGCGAAGGTGGAGATTAAAACCGAGAAACTGGGCGATGGTATCGCTGTGCTTTTTGGAGCGGGCGGCAATATCGGCGTGTCTTATGGACCGGATGGTACAGTGTTGATTGATGACCAGTTTGCACCGCTGACCCCGAAAATCCAGGCGGCAGTGGCGGCTCTCGGTGCGGAGCCGGTCAAATATCTGATTAACACCCACTGGCACTATGATCATACGGGCGGGAACGAGAATTTCGGCAAAGCGGGTGCGCTGATCATGGCGCATGACAATGTGCGGGAACGGATGGCGGGCTTGCAGAAGGAGGGACGCGGCAATGATCCGGCGTCACCGAAAGAGGCGCTGCCGGTGGTAACCTATCATGATGGTATCAAGCTGCATCTCAATGGCGATGAAGTGCATGTCAAACATATGGCCCATGCCCATACGGATGGCGATAGCATCGTCTTCTGGAAAAACGCCAATGTCCTGCACATGGGCGATCTTTACTTTAATCAGGTCACGCTGCCGTTCATTGATGTCAACAGCGGCGGCAATGCCAGGGGTGTTTTGGCGGCAGCCGAAAAAGCGCTGACCATGGTAGATGACAACACGAAAATCATCCCCGGCCATGGTCCGATGGCGACAAAGACGGATCTGATGGGTTACCGCGACATGTTGACCAGCGTTATCGATGCCGTTGAAAAAGCGCGTGGTGAGGGCAAGACGCTGGAGCAGATTCAGGCGATGAAACCGGCTGCGCAATGGGACACGAACAAGGACGCCTTCATCAAAGGTGATGCTTTTGTTGAGGCTGTCTATAAGAGTCTTGAAATGCCAGCGCATGGATCAGGCAAGCATAAACATTAG